Proteins encoded together in one Marispirochaeta sp. window:
- a CDS encoding PIG-L family deacetylase, translating into MIVKLPGSTRSRQFYYMPLQRLFKSGSSLQKRRFLRIRLDAPTGIWHVVDLPVEGFSCGFSSDSDIDLRHFIASPRGGAFHPDELCFEPSGELEGQEESGGFLGVSSRREILIDGVKGRSGRLPAGSFVRYGELKIRFIGLIEEFEELVADVPWKSAGIYAALLLGIAAGVLLLVFALAGKQEQLVDSEASVQSAKEETAEVSPAPAAVSEESLSGPGHVPKESMQLIPTILLEPEGNSGLPEGCDVLFLHAHPDDESIDFGALIAHAAARNLSIAVLLFTDGEAGIFRVAYPGPSGELSTLRIAEAQRALTILGSAVYLRLGLKNHPYNSISQELSVEEILKIWGGRGALAKRVETIIRSLEPAVIVSPDLPSEAREHFEHEAVGTIVADAVAALRQEGAGFLKAHLICVDPRQRESYPDAVPVPRRDVFSRQREALLSHVTQADASLFGIKMIEEYGNEYYQIKFWELDQSPQSFFLP; encoded by the coding sequence ATGATTGTGAAATTGCCGGGGTCTACAAGGTCCCGGCAATTTTACTATATGCCTCTGCAAAGATTATTTAAATCCGGATCCTCCCTTCAGAAACGGCGGTTTCTTCGTATACGTCTTGATGCTCCCACAGGTATATGGCATGTGGTGGATCTGCCCGTTGAAGGTTTTTCCTGTGGTTTTTCTTCGGACAGCGATATCGATTTGCGCCATTTTATTGCTTCCCCCAGGGGGGGAGCCTTCCATCCGGACGAACTCTGCTTCGAGCCGTCGGGGGAGCTGGAAGGGCAAGAAGAGTCAGGCGGCTTTCTTGGCGTCAGCTCACGCAGGGAAATTCTGATTGACGGTGTCAAAGGACGGTCGGGCAGGCTTCCTGCAGGTTCCTTTGTGCGCTATGGTGAGCTGAAGATACGCTTTATCGGACTTATTGAAGAGTTTGAGGAGCTTGTAGCGGACGTTCCCTGGAAATCTGCAGGAATATACGCTGCATTGCTGCTGGGAATCGCTGCCGGGGTCTTACTTCTTGTATTTGCCTTAGCGGGAAAGCAGGAACAGCTGGTGGACAGTGAAGCTTCCGTGCAGTCGGCAAAGGAGGAAACAGCAGAAGTTTCCCCTGCACCCGCGGCTGTTTCTGAAGAGTCTCTCTCCGGCCCCGGGCATGTGCCGAAAGAATCCATGCAGCTGATTCCAACAATCTTGCTGGAACCAGAGGGGAATTCAGGGCTTCCGGAAGGCTGCGATGTACTCTTTCTCCATGCCCACCCCGATGATGAGTCCATCGATTTCGGAGCATTAATTGCCCACGCTGCTGCGCGTAATCTGAGCATTGCGGTTCTGCTCTTTACCGATGGCGAAGCGGGAATTTTCCGTGTAGCATATCCGGGGCCTTCAGGGGAGCTTTCCACTCTGCGGATCGCCGAAGCACAGCGGGCACTTACAATTCTGGGGAGTGCAGTGTATCTGCGCCTGGGTTTGAAGAACCACCCCTACAACAGTATCAGCCAGGAACTGAGCGTTGAGGAGATCCTGAAAATCTGGGGAGGCAGGGGCGCCCTTGCTAAACGGGTAGAGACGATTATCCGCAGCCTGGAACCTGCTGTGATTGTATCTCCGGACCTTCCTTCAGAGGCCAGGGAGCACTTTGAGCATGAAGCGGTGGGAACGATTGTCGCCGATGCAGTTGCTGCCCTGCGGCAGGAAGGGGCAGGCTTCTTAAAGGCCCACCTTATCTGTGTAGATCCAAGACAGCGGGAATCCTATCCTGATGCAGTCCCCGTTCCCCGTCGTGATGTATTCAGCCGGCAACGTGAAGCTTTGCTGTCCCATGTAACCCAGGCGGACGCTTCCCTGTTCGGGATAAAAATGATAGAGGAGTACGGTAATGAATATTATCAGATTAAGTTCTGGGAGCTGGACCAGTCCCCGCAGAGTTTTTTCCTGCCTTAA
- a CDS encoding OsmC family protein, translating into MKQTISCEWKGGMAFESIMGKHSIRLDADPESGGSDSGVRPKPLMLTALAGCTGMDVAAMLTKMRQPLSFFNLEVEAETSEDHPKTYTSMELVYQFRKSDGLDESKVEKAIKLSQEKYCGVSAMLKKAANLSYRIEYLD; encoded by the coding sequence ATGAAACAGACGATTTCCTGTGAATGGAAGGGCGGGATGGCCTTTGAGAGCATAATGGGTAAGCACAGCATCCGCCTGGATGCGGACCCTGAATCAGGAGGCAGCGACAGCGGCGTACGGCCGAAACCGCTCATGCTGACAGCTTTAGCCGGCTGCACCGGCATGGATGTGGCGGCCATGCTGACCAAGATGCGGCAGCCCCTCAGCTTCTTTAACCTGGAAGTTGAGGCCGAGACAAGCGAAGACCACCCCAAAACCTATACCAGCATGGAACTGGTCTATCAGTTCAGGAAGTCCGACGGACTTGATGAGAGTAAAGTGGAAAAAGCGATAAAGTTATCCCAGGAAAAATACTGCGGTGTTTCGGCTATGCTGAAAAAAGCAGCCAATTTGAGCTATAGAATCGAATATCTGGACTGA
- the hcp gene encoding hydroxylamine reductase produces the protein MFCFQCQEAAKNIGCTVKGVCGKEDHTAGVQDLLIYSLKGLSAVALEAGDEESIKSAGWMAAQGLFATITNANFDDEKLKGFIRSTLSLRDQLVQKNGGTSKGDAATWSLPEAQWVNKAAQVGVMTEGNEDARSLKELTVYGCKGLAAYTEHAGRLGYEDQSVYAFLLEALSTCLEDKSVDELVQLVLKTGETAVSAMALLDKANTETYGSPEITKVNIGVGKNPGILISGHDLRDMDDLLKQTEGTGVDVYTHSEMLPANYYPAFKRYSHFVGNYGSSWWKQDKEFASFNGPIVMTTNCITPVKDAYKDRIFTTGVTGYPGVKHIPEPKEGEQKNFSEVIALAKTCDPPTEIETGEIVGGFAHQQVLALADRIVDAVKSGAIKRFVVMAGCDGRQPRRSYFTEIAEALPQDAVILTAGCAKYRYNKLNLGEIGGIPRVLDAGQCNDSYSLAVIALKLKEVFGLDDINELPISFDLAWYEQKAVAVLLALLYLGVKGIRLGPTLPAFLSPGVAKVLVENFNIKPIGEVSADVEAMMAGA, from the coding sequence ATGTTCTGTTTTCAATGTCAGGAGGCAGCCAAAAACATTGGCTGTACCGTCAAGGGCGTCTGCGGCAAGGAGGACCATACCGCGGGTGTACAGGATCTGCTGATCTACAGCCTGAAAGGTCTTTCAGCCGTTGCTCTGGAAGCTGGAGATGAAGAAAGCATTAAAAGCGCGGGCTGGATGGCAGCGCAGGGGCTCTTTGCCACTATTACTAATGCCAATTTTGATGATGAAAAGCTGAAAGGTTTTATCAGGAGCACCCTGTCCCTTCGGGATCAGCTGGTACAGAAGAACGGCGGTACCTCGAAGGGTGATGCCGCGACCTGGTCACTCCCGGAAGCCCAGTGGGTGAATAAGGCTGCGCAGGTCGGAGTTATGACGGAGGGCAACGAAGATGCGCGTTCTCTCAAGGAGCTCACTGTCTACGGCTGCAAGGGACTTGCCGCATATACCGAACATGCCGGCCGCCTTGGTTACGAGGACCAGTCTGTTTACGCCTTTTTACTGGAAGCCCTGAGCACCTGCCTGGAAGATAAAAGTGTGGACGAGCTGGTGCAGCTTGTTCTCAAAACCGGCGAAACCGCGGTAAGCGCGATGGCTCTGCTGGACAAGGCCAACACGGAAACCTACGGTTCACCGGAGATTACGAAGGTAAACATCGGAGTGGGCAAGAATCCGGGAATTCTTATTTCCGGTCATGACCTGCGGGACATGGACGATCTGTTAAAGCAGACAGAAGGTACCGGTGTGGATGTCTACACTCATTCGGAGATGCTTCCCGCCAACTACTATCCGGCCTTTAAAAGGTATTCACACTTCGTGGGTAATTACGGCAGCTCATGGTGGAAGCAGGACAAGGAGTTCGCCAGCTTCAATGGTCCGATCGTAATGACCACCAACTGTATTACCCCGGTTAAGGATGCCTACAAGGACCGAATCTTCACTACCGGTGTAACCGGATATCCCGGTGTCAAGCATATTCCTGAACCCAAAGAGGGCGAGCAGAAGAATTTCAGCGAAGTAATCGCCCTGGCTAAAACCTGTGATCCCCCCACGGAGATTGAAACGGGAGAGATTGTCGGCGGTTTTGCCCATCAGCAGGTGCTGGCCCTGGCAGACAGGATCGTGGACGCTGTTAAGAGCGGCGCGATTAAACGTTTTGTGGTCATGGCAGGCTGTGACGGCCGTCAACCCAGGAGAAGTTACTTTACCGAAATCGCCGAAGCTCTTCCCCAGGACGCGGTAATCCTGACGGCAGGTTGCGCCAAGTACCGCTATAACAAGCTGAACCTCGGGGAAATCGGCGGTATCCCGCGGGTCCTCGACGCTGGGCAGTGTAACGATTCCTACAGCCTGGCTGTAATCGCCCTCAAACTGAAAGAGGTCTTCGGACTCGACGATATCAACGAACTGCCGATCTCCTTTGATCTGGCCTGGTATGAGCAAAAAGCCGTGGCGGTGCTGCTGGCGCTTCTCTACCTGGGGGTAAAGGGAATCCGTCTGGGACCGACCCTGCCGGCCTTCCTCTCGCCGGGAGTTGCAAAAGTTCTGGTAGAGAACTTTAATATTAAACCAATCGGCGAGGTTTCCGCCGATGTCGAAGCAATGATGGCAGGGGCCTGA
- a CDS encoding Crp/Fnr family transcriptional regulator, with product MAEIPERAYQDLAASSLFSGFSVKEIRALCQDARCVFTSYHKDALVAFRGDSYERLLLLTRGTLKAEIVDEKGTSLKMESLVGPSPVATAVLFSSEAVLPVQLRAETDTEVVTVSRQGVLDICRRDERFLRNYLKDAGDKISFLAEKIRLLRFTTIRQKIAGYFLDLANRQGSDHLQLPYNLESLADVFGVTRPALSRCMAQLVDQNILRRDGRDYSIVSRRSLKELIEE from the coding sequence ATGGCTGAGATTCCAGAAAGAGCATATCAGGACCTGGCGGCTTCCTCACTTTTTTCCGGCTTCAGTGTTAAGGAGATCCGGGCCCTCTGCCAGGATGCCCGCTGTGTCTTTACCTCGTACCATAAAGACGCACTGGTCGCCTTCCGGGGAGACAGCTACGAACGGCTTCTGCTCCTGACCCGGGGAACCTTGAAGGCGGAGATAGTCGACGAAAAAGGAACCAGTCTGAAGATGGAGAGCCTTGTAGGTCCAAGCCCGGTGGCCACGGCAGTCCTCTTTTCAAGCGAGGCTGTACTGCCGGTTCAGCTGCGGGCGGAAACCGATACCGAGGTGGTAACAGTCTCACGCCAGGGAGTGCTTGATATCTGCCGGCGGGATGAGCGTTTTTTACGGAATTATTTAAAAGACGCCGGGGACAAGATCAGCTTTTTGGCGGAGAAGATACGCCTGCTGCGTTTTACCACAATACGGCAGAAAATTGCCGGCTATTTTCTGGATCTTGCAAACCGGCAGGGCTCGGACCACCTGCAGCTGCCGTATAACCTGGAAAGCCTGGCGGATGTCTTCGGGGTGACCCGGCCGGCCCTCTCCCGCTGCATGGCTCAGCTGGTGGATCAGAATATTCTGCGCCGGGACGGCCGGGATTACAGTATTGTCTCCCGCCGGTCCTTAAAAGAACTGATAGAAGAATAA
- a CDS encoding response regulator, with protein MDTITILVVEDEDTIFELIRFNLEKEGFKVHGVSRGNEVLKELARIKPDLLVLDLMLPGANGIDICRYLRSQESTRALPILMVTAKNEDSDIVLGLEIGADDYLTKPFSPRVLVARVRALLRRGQDTGDSEVLKEGKLTIHDISIDPRRHLVERGGEVVDLSLTEYQILHFLAGNPGWVYSRNQIISNIKGDDYPVTERSVDVQVLNIRKKLKESGAFIETVRGIGYRMKEES; from the coding sequence ATGGATACGATTACAATCCTGGTTGTCGAGGACGAGGATACGATATTCGAACTGATACGCTTTAATCTGGAAAAAGAGGGTTTTAAGGTTCACGGGGTTTCCCGGGGAAACGAAGTCCTGAAAGAGCTTGCCCGGATAAAACCTGACCTGCTGGTCCTTGACCTTATGCTGCCCGGAGCCAATGGTATCGACATCTGCAGGTATCTGCGTTCGCAGGAAAGCACCAGAGCCCTGCCGATTCTGATGGTAACGGCGAAAAACGAGGATTCCGATATTGTACTGGGCCTTGAAATCGGCGCCGATGATTATCTTACCAAACCCTTCAGCCCCAGAGTCCTTGTTGCCCGGGTACGGGCTCTCCTGCGGCGGGGCCAAGATACTGGAGACAGCGAGGTTCTTAAAGAGGGTAAACTGACAATCCACGATATCAGCATCGATCCTCGGCGGCATCTGGTGGAACGTGGCGGGGAAGTGGTTGATTTGAGTTTGACCGAATACCAGATACTCCATTTTCTCGCCGGAAATCCCGGCTGGGTGTACTCCCGCAACCAGATTATCTCGAATATAAAAGGCGATGATTATCCTGTAACCGAGCGCTCCGTGGATGTACAAGTCCTCAATATACGTAAAAAACTCAAGGAGTCCGGAGCTTTTATCGAAACAGTCCGGGGCATCGGTTACCGGATGAAGGAAGAATCCTGA
- a CDS encoding diguanylate cyclase translates to MIETLTPVPEFEEMAILIVDDVPANIQFLGKLLKDEGFKIAPASNGKKALEMIPRVKPDLVLMDVMMPEMNGFEACRRMKESAEMKDIPVIFLSARTETEDVIKGFKLGAADYIQKPFNADELLVRVRNHIELVRNRRLIIHYMDELGKQNVLLQQLAITDGLTGLYNHSHCMDRLQHEAANAKRYNNPLTVAMLDLDYFKELNDSYGHPFGDTVLVDVAEIIRSSIREGDVPGRYGGEEFILILPNTSLDGGLVIAERIRSKIESHTWGKEGVNVTISGGLNSLQSDETPSELIKLADDNLYHAKDAGRNRILPAL, encoded by the coding sequence ATGATTGAGACCTTGACACCGGTTCCGGAATTCGAAGAGATGGCCATCCTGATTGTCGATGATGTTCCGGCAAATATTCAGTTTCTGGGCAAGCTGCTGAAAGACGAGGGCTTCAAGATTGCTCCCGCCTCTAATGGTAAAAAGGCTCTGGAGATGATCCCACGGGTCAAACCGGACCTTGTTCTGATGGATGTCATGATGCCGGAGATGAATGGGTTTGAGGCCTGCCGCCGCATGAAAGAATCCGCCGAAATGAAGGATATCCCGGTAATATTCCTTTCCGCCCGCACGGAGACGGAGGATGTAATCAAGGGATTCAAACTCGGAGCGGCGGACTATATTCAAAAACCTTTTAACGCCGATGAACTTCTGGTACGGGTAAGAAACCATATCGAACTTGTTCGCAACCGCCGCCTGATAATCCACTATATGGACGAACTGGGCAAGCAGAACGTGCTGCTGCAGCAGCTTGCCATAACCGATGGCCTGACAGGCTTGTACAACCATTCCCACTGTATGGACCGGCTTCAGCACGAAGCGGCGAACGCAAAACGTTACAACAATCCCCTTACTGTTGCCATGCTGGACCTGGACTATTTTAAAGAATTGAACGACTCCTACGGACACCCCTTTGGAGACACAGTTCTTGTGGATGTCGCAGAAATTATCCGTTCCAGCATTCGTGAGGGTGACGTTCCCGGCCGCTACGGGGGAGAAGAGTTCATCCTGATTTTACCGAATACATCCCTTGACGGGGGACTGGTAATTGCCGAGCGCATCCGCTCCAAGATTGAGTCCCACACCTGGGGCAAAGAAGGGGTGAATGTTACCATCAGTGGAGGGCTGAACTCCCTGCAGAGCGATGAGACCCCGTCGGAGCTGATCAAGCTGGCGGATGACAATCTGTATCATGCCAAGGACGCGGGCCGCAACCGTATTCTGCCCGCCCTGTAA
- a CDS encoding PAS domain S-box protein, producing the protein MKGKKLLQVIGTAGAYYLFAVIGRVFELGDSMVSPYWPAAGVALAAGYLFGIYGYAGIFLGVFLPLIFFIEFLGYADVLTFLAVALVMSTGYSAASWVFSLLLKQALGDGKNLRRSRDILPLISASAVAALIAASAGELTLYFILGIRSGLGANYILWFTGVFSAALILTPWLISFFGLQSAGKHNALRQRLIFILFLVLIITFGILHHYLHHPFFLYMPIFLVLIGPVMFSLRQQGALLNSVVLIVLTGSVNETGIFNRGGTIRTLVPIVLFLSAVAVVVYGFIMALSYMRERQLTRVLRGRYRSVFILTAFGIIFVAGAFEYLSASTSRWHAGPGGRVLLGAGDFLPEVVLGLGVIFILLAFSYLLSSINREVEVESLVDARTYELQQSRQMLSLIMDNIPMSVFWKNSSGVYLGCNRRFAEDTGYGSPGEVIGQTDDQLSPPQIAQFFRRDDQKILDSRTGNLNSQEPMPRLDGLIRYVRSSKIPILDEDGQAVAVLGLYEDITEERERNVRLANSERKYRALFQNSNDAIVIHDASGDILEVNESAAALFGYQKEELESLNILSLYRKQSRIDQMIRELQQGAQLRKEQGFYNKEGEEIDTEISVSLLDPEAGIVQIIIRDISQRKIAEARLKEAKRQAEEANQAKSHFIANMSHEIRTPMNAILGFTEVLLRETGDSDHRSYLSIVQKSGTALLGLINDILDLSKIDAGKLELNPGPVSIRELVQEVLDLFSVSCEKKGLALISDVDNTFPSQVIIDGGRLRQILFNLVGNSVKFTENGSVGVEVRLIKISNKTADFSIIVRDTGAGIPKEEQDIIFQAFHQVRQQDINKFGGTGLGLTISQRLADLMGGDIRLRSEPGDGSEFSLMLRKVPVYGKPEESESKLPIADNDLVFQDAVILGVNDSEVDVLLLKKYLEAARNLRLDTAADSSEAVNQVRKAPPDLVLLSLGFTGKTGLKTAEKLRKELGDAVPIVGITASIIPETRKLALQAGIREVLVKPLSHGRFMEILKRYLPLAPQRSVVIDGFSGNQAPDEAILPKLHAAPEMYTKIAKLFLEEWQNLSDSYYTEDLEDFAMRVAAAAAEYGAEDLRRWGIELHLAASSVDIEGIEKSMKEFPRILGTDLHGSKESP; encoded by the coding sequence ATGAAGGGAAAAAAACTGCTGCAGGTTATCGGCACCGCCGGTGCGTATTACCTCTTTGCGGTCATCGGCCGCGTCTTTGAGCTTGGTGATTCCATGGTTTCTCCTTACTGGCCCGCCGCAGGAGTAGCACTGGCCGCGGGTTACCTGTTTGGAATCTATGGGTACGCGGGTATTTTCCTCGGAGTCTTTTTACCTCTCATTTTTTTTATCGAGTTCCTGGGGTATGCTGACGTACTTACTTTTCTGGCTGTGGCTCTGGTAATGTCCACCGGCTATAGTGCTGCAAGCTGGGTTTTCAGTTTACTTTTGAAGCAGGCTCTGGGGGACGGAAAGAACCTTCGCCGCAGCAGGGATATTCTGCCTTTGATTTCGGCTTCCGCTGTAGCAGCCCTCATAGCCGCATCAGCTGGAGAACTGACGCTCTATTTTATTCTGGGAATCAGATCCGGCCTTGGAGCAAATTATATTCTCTGGTTCACCGGAGTTTTCAGTGCCGCCCTTATTCTGACGCCATGGCTGATCTCCTTTTTCGGTTTACAGTCGGCAGGAAAACACAATGCTCTCAGGCAACGCCTGATTTTTATTCTCTTTCTGGTGTTGATTATTACCTTTGGGATTCTTCATCATTATTTGCACCATCCGTTCTTTCTGTATATGCCGATCTTTCTGGTATTAATCGGACCTGTCATGTTCAGCCTGCGGCAGCAGGGAGCTCTGCTTAACAGTGTTGTCCTGATTGTGCTGACAGGTTCTGTGAACGAGACCGGAATATTTAACAGAGGTGGTACGATTCGCACTCTGGTCCCGATCGTGCTGTTTCTTTCCGCCGTCGCTGTGGTTGTTTACGGCTTTATAATGGCCCTCAGTTACATGAGAGAACGACAGCTGACCCGGGTTCTACGAGGAAGATACCGTTCCGTTTTTATACTTACGGCTTTTGGTATAATCTTTGTTGCTGGAGCATTTGAATACTTATCCGCTTCGACAAGCCGTTGGCATGCTGGTCCCGGCGGCCGGGTACTTCTTGGGGCAGGAGACTTTTTGCCGGAGGTAGTTCTCGGGCTCGGAGTAATTTTCATCCTGCTGGCCTTTTCCTACCTTCTGAGCAGTATAAACCGGGAGGTAGAGGTAGAGTCCCTGGTTGATGCCCGCACCTACGAGCTTCAGCAGTCCAGGCAGATGCTGTCGTTAATCATGGACAATATTCCAATGAGTGTCTTCTGGAAAAACTCTTCCGGGGTGTATCTGGGCTGTAACCGCCGTTTTGCCGAAGACACCGGGTACGGATCTCCCGGGGAGGTAATCGGACAAACCGATGATCAGCTTTCACCTCCACAGATCGCCCAGTTTTTCCGCAGGGATGATCAAAAGATTCTAGATTCCAGGACGGGTAACCTGAACTCCCAGGAACCAATGCCGAGACTTGACGGGCTTATACGCTATGTCCGCTCCAGCAAGATCCCCATCCTCGATGAAGACGGACAGGCCGTCGCGGTACTGGGCTTGTACGAGGATATAACGGAAGAGCGGGAGCGAAATGTCAGGCTGGCGAACAGCGAACGAAAGTACCGGGCCCTCTTCCAGAATTCCAATGACGCGATCGTGATTCATGATGCCTCCGGAGACATCCTGGAGGTCAACGAGAGTGCGGCGGCACTTTTCGGGTATCAGAAAGAGGAGCTTGAGAGCCTCAATATCCTTTCATTGTACCGTAAACAGAGCCGCATTGATCAGATGATCCGCGAGCTTCAGCAGGGGGCCCAGTTACGCAAGGAACAGGGTTTTTATAACAAAGAGGGCGAAGAGATCGATACGGAAATTTCCGTTTCTCTGCTGGATCCGGAGGCCGGAATTGTACAGATCATTATCAGGGACATCTCCCAGCGAAAGATAGCCGAAGCACGCCTGAAAGAGGCAAAGCGCCAGGCTGAGGAGGCGAACCAGGCAAAGAGCCACTTCATTGCCAATATGAGTCATGAAATCAGGACCCCCATGAACGCTATCCTTGGTTTCACCGAGGTGCTGCTGAGGGAAACAGGAGACAGCGACCACCGTTCTTATTTATCAATTGTTCAAAAGAGTGGTACGGCCCTGCTGGGGCTGATCAATGATATCCTTGATCTTTCTAAAATCGATGCGGGGAAACTGGAACTCAATCCGGGTCCGGTGAGCATCCGTGAACTGGTGCAGGAGGTTCTGGATCTCTTCTCTGTAAGCTGCGAAAAGAAAGGCCTGGCCCTCATATCCGATGTGGACAACACCTTCCCCTCCCAGGTAATTATAGACGGAGGGCGGCTGCGGCAGATTCTTTTTAACCTTGTAGGCAATTCCGTAAAATTTACGGAGAACGGATCCGTGGGGGTGGAAGTCCGGCTGATAAAGATCAGTAACAAGACGGCGGATTTCAGTATTATTGTCAGGGACACTGGCGCAGGAATCCCGAAAGAAGAACAGGACATTATCTTCCAGGCCTTCCATCAGGTACGACAGCAGGATATAAACAAGTTCGGCGGGACGGGACTTGGGCTGACTATTTCTCAGCGTCTGGCGGACCTTATGGGAGGAGATATCCGTCTAAGGAGTGAACCCGGTGATGGCAGCGAGTTCTCCCTGATGTTACGCAAGGTCCCTGTGTACGGAAAACCCGAGGAATCTGAAAGTAAGCTTCCCATTGCTGATAATGACCTTGTGTTTCAGGATGCTGTTATTCTGGGGGTCAATGATTCGGAGGTTGATGTACTGCTTTTAAAGAAGTATCTGGAAGCAGCCAGAAACCTTCGTTTAGATACTGCCGCCGACAGCAGTGAAGCTGTCAATCAGGTCAGAAAGGCCCCCCCGGACCTTGTTCTTCTTTCTTTGGGCTTTACGGGAAAAACCGGTCTGAAAACCGCAGAAAAACTCAGAAAAGAGCTTGGAGATGCTGTTCCCATTGTGGGTATTACCGCCTCTATAATTCCGGAGACCCGGAAACTGGCACTGCAGGCGGGTATCCGGGAGGTCCTGGTAAAGCCCTTGAGTCATGGCCGATTCATGGAGATTCTTAAGCGGTATCTTCCTCTGGCACCGCAGCGGAGCGTTGTTATCGACGGTTTCTCGGGAAATCAGGCTCCGGACGAGGCAATTTTACCAAAATTGCATGCTGCTCCGGAGATGTATACGAAAATTGCTAAACTATTTCTTGAGGAGTGGCAAAATTTGTCCGATTCATATTATACAGAGGACTTGGAGGATTTTGCAATGCGAGTTGCCGCTGCCGCGGCCGAATATGGTGCTGAGGACCTCAGGCGTTGGGGTATTGAGCTGCATCTGGCAGCATCCTCGGTTGATATAGAAGGAATAGAGAAATCCATGAAGGAGTTCCCGCGCATACTTGGCACCGATTTACATGGGTCGAAGGAATCGCCATGA
- a CDS encoding HAD family phosphatase, protein MYRCLLVDHDDTCVDSTRHIHYPAHCEIIRRMRPDQEPESLNVWFEKNFHPGVFDYYIGELNFSPEEMEEEFAIWRSFTSTRVPLFFPGIVDTLKSFRAAGGMVVVVSHSEKEHILRDYSHGAEGFVPDLVFGWHNDPKRRKPHPWPAQEALRHLGVNPDEAAMLDDLSPGIDMANSLGINTLGAGWGHQVSSIMEEMQRRCRWYFTRVEDFRTFLLEE, encoded by the coding sequence ATGTATCGTTGTCTTCTTGTCGACCATGATGACACCTGTGTCGACAGTACCCGACATATCCATTATCCGGCCCATTGCGAGATTATACGGCGGATGCGCCCGGACCAGGAACCTGAATCTCTTAATGTCTGGTTTGAGAAGAACTTTCATCCCGGTGTATTTGACTACTATATCGGCGAACTGAACTTCAGTCCCGAGGAAATGGAAGAGGAGTTTGCCATCTGGCGCAGTTTTACCAGTACCAGAGTGCCGCTTTTTTTTCCCGGAATTGTGGACACTCTCAAAAGTTTCCGTGCAGCCGGAGGTATGGTCGTAGTGGTCTCCCATTCGGAAAAAGAGCATATCCTCAGGGATTACTCTCATGGCGCGGAAGGTTTTGTCCCGGATCTCGTGTTCGGATGGCATAACGATCCGAAACGCCGCAAACCTCATCCCTGGCCGGCACAGGAGGCTCTCCGTCATCTTGGCGTAAATCCTGACGAGGCGGCAATGCTCGATGATTTATCCCCCGGAATCGATATGGCCAACAGCCTGGGAATCAATACCCTGGGAGCCGGGTGGGGGCATCAGGTCTCTTCCATTATGGAAGAGATGCAGAGGCGCTGCCGCTGGTATTTTACCCGGGTTGAGGATTTCAGGACTTTTCTACTGGAAGAATAG